Proteins co-encoded in one Anopheles moucheti chromosome X, idAnoMoucSN_F20_07, whole genome shotgun sequence genomic window:
- the LOC128306395 gene encoding adenylate cyclase type 9 has protein sequence MSDTASNYRTSTSFTTMPPVLTESQKGSVEDIQISLAPYIQSYLSQTGRRHSCCSVMLPVAFERAAPRSWFDPRFDSPVLEGQYQASVFPQLRLKFRFALFYILLCSLVWLLYFLFDGGPTSFTLLTVSIGLIFLFALAGLWVTRTDIYRAHTNLISSFCAILLCMFSLFLLLLTREALSPLGHFSICIEIVMLIYTIIPLPLWLCCTITMAYSVCFEVLSFLHQTHYDYNSRPGGQPTASPLVTGSVTHTVARLLAEDGAIGTDYQHSGDSFVYKIVLIRVLIQLCVHLIGIQILIMTVVRMRGTFMKVGQNLLVRRQLEMEKQLKEKMIHSMMPPKVADLLLKESGSVPKGTSFDQYPASAQAAPRRTTPSDLKSLFRPFHMNRMENVSILFADIVGFTRMSSTKTAEQLVEILNDLFERFDDLCLVNGCEKISTLGDCYYCVSGCPEPRPDHAICSVEMGLGMIESIRVFDAQRNEGIKMRVGVHTGTVLCGIVGTKRVKFDVWSNDVTLANRMESSGKPDQVHVSEETCGFLGDSYIIEEGEEVDGHRTYFVLGKKLDLVGSITEGLSSIGLPVDLNLLGASASPLDELPYATSEENPESSCLSRSATNLSGIQPAVPPASPAGPVFFSSLHASPVSTPRPRIASLTKMTKFLRSAVKGDTGRLLNPHRTAGGAGAPVEKPKIIISTKSISNGFESDDEMAEMMASGGGTGKCLTRSPVGTRPQDVTTIVTMLNERTRSQPPDGSDAGGQQGQRKAGKVALKRQDTYTAPDGECSRICDSSKSCDEDVPCIERSSSSGNARTGPIGTGAGGSASSSNSNSNSNNQNITNGCYHHVPIVIVTPRPSCHTLDVTNGGSITNSNAHTTTTTTNTVTTAAATCSTIGRSRECGRMVGSGGENTHTSQSSVFDEIIDVRSYISQSRSDISPFARTGSYRSQADRSSIIHEIALSAGAGSSNSGTFGRPRSSTITTTHHACNEAHQHVRHGSVVVCPSSRLLGADGASLSPSATSRKDSGIRSNSRRSSIQHQIVLMSQTAALSVHRVSGYFTSSQSSLSGAIVTSATGHPDHHHQPTQKPNGSMRLGPGTGSKCCVGIKEPHPDPLAACLQQLRKQSDLQLIRCVRDNARSQRSYLVKPPLLPVSLRFKSRPMEQEFRSKAHRFGSESGDLEGGGPPTLATPKYNTYIDMLVSFVVYLATSTSLFLLSPSVYLESYKVWVCIFVFFSTVQLFALFICTKQVCRRTRKPTVRRSRPMASRSCYDCLLQLASNWYPWHICGGILMSLPVISILSNFAMMDVTKFRVFEFHYGFLMYICIVHFCNFTQLNWWMRNAMACLTSAAFVGIAVGHMVELQALEVAAGVTANGTIITAGGDTDEMLHRAQFDWFNNYRVEIYVDLLLLLVLVWFLNREFEIGYRLSFHGSAVANQDKIRVQNMKNQADMLLHNIIPKHVAEQLKNTAKYSENHHNIGIIFASIVNFNEMYDESYLGGKEYLRVLNELIGDFDELLARPEFRCVEKIKTIGSTFMAASGLDPSSRGENYEHLYTLLDFALAMQQVVESFNRDLLEFNLIMRVGYNFGDVTAGVIGTSKLYYDIWGDAVNVASRMDSTGVAGRVQIGSDCVQVLGERFDFEPRGKVYVKGKDHMEVYLLVGKKPDLLGPPELDIDPV, from the exons CACTATTCTACATCCTGCTCTGCTCGCTCGTGTGGCTGCTGTACTTCCTGTTTGACGGTGGCCCGACCAGCTTCACACTGCTGACCGTATCGATCGGGTTGATCTTTCTGTTCGCGCTTGCCGGCCTGTGGGTGACGCGCACCGACATCTACCGTGCGCACACGAACCTGATATCGTCCTTCTGCGCCATCCTGCTCTGCATGTTTTCCctctttctgctgctgctgacacGCGAAGCGCTCAGCCCGCTCGGTCACTTTTCCATCTGCATCGAGATCGTAATGCTTATCTACACGATCATACCGCTACCGTTGTGGCTCTGCTGCACCATCACCATGGCGTACTCCGTTTGCTTCGAGGTGCTCTCGTTTCTTCACCAGACGCACTACGACTACAACTCGCGACCGGGTGGTCAACCGACCGCATCACCGCTCGTTACGGGTAGCGTCACGCACACCGTCGCCCGGTTGCTCGCCGAGGACGGTGCGATCGGTACGGATTACCAACACTCCGGTGACTCGTTCGTGTACAAAATCGTACTGATACGGGTGCTGATACAGCTGTGCGTGCATCTGATCGGCATCCAGATACTGATCATGACGGTGGTGCGTATGCGCGGCACGTTTATGAAGGTTGGCCAGAACCTGCTCGTGCGGCGACAGCTCGAGATGGAGAAGCAGCTAAAGGAGAAGATGATCCACTCGATGATGCCACCGAAGGTGGCGGATCTGCTGCTCAAAGAGAGTGGCAGCGTGCCGAAAGGCACCAGCTTCGATCAGTACCCGGCCTCTGCCCAAGCTGCACCACGGCGCACCACACCATCCGATCTAAAGTCGCTGTTCCGGCCCTTCCACATGAACCGGATGGAAAACGTCAGCATACTGTTTGCGGATATAGTCGGCTTTACGCGCATGTCATCGACAAAAACGGCCGAACAGTTGGTGGAGATACTGAACGATCTGTTCGAACGCTTCGACGACCTCTGTCTGGTGAACGGTTGCGAGAAAATTTCGACACTGGGTGATTGCTATTACTGTGTGTCCGGTTGTCCGGAACCGCGCCCGGATCATGCAATCTGCAGCGTCGAGATGGGGCTCGGCATGATCGAATCGATCCGGGTGTTTGATGCGCAACGGAACGAGGGCATCAAGATGCGTGTCGGTGTCCATACCGGTACGGTGCTTTGCGGCATTGTCGGTACGAAACGGGTCAAGTTCGATGTGTGGAGCAACGATGTTACGCTAGCTAATCG TATGGAGTCCAGTGGAAAACCCGACCAGGTGCACGTATCGGAAGAAACTTGCGGCTTCCTGGGCGATTCCTATATCATAGAGGAAGGCGAAGAAGTTGATG GTCACCGTACGTACTTCGTGCTGGGCAAAAAGCTGGATCTGGTCGGTTCGATCACGGAGGGTCTGTCGAGCATTGGACTTCCGGTTGACCTTAACCTTCTGGGCGCATCGGCCTCACCGCTGGACGAGCTACCGTACGCGACGAGCGAAGAGAACCCGGAAAGTTCCTGCCTGTCGCGCAGTGCCACCAATCTATCCGGCATACAACCCGCGGTACCGCCAGCATCCCCTGCCGGGCCAGTATTTTTCTCCTCCCTGCACGCGTCACCGGTGTCGACACCGCGACCCCGCATCGCATCGCTAACGAAGATGACCAAGTTCCTCCGTTCGGCCGTGAAGGGTGATACCGGCCGGTTGTTAAACCCGCACCGTACAGCCGGTGGTGCGGGCGCACCGGTGGAGAAGCCAAAAATTATCATCAGCACAAAATCGATCTCAAACGGTTTCGAGTCCGACGACGAGATGGCGGAAATGATGGCGTCTGGTGGTGGGACGGGTAAATGTTTGACCCGATCACCGGTCGGTACGCGGCCACAGGACGTGACGACAATAGTGACGATGCTCAACGAACGTACCCGAAGCCAGCCGCCGGACGGTAGCGATGCTGGTGGCCAACAGGGGCAACGGAAGGCCGGCAAGGTGGCGCTCAAGCGCCAGGACACGTACACTGCTCCGGATGGGGAGTGCAGCAGAATCTGTGATAGTAGTAAAAGCTGTGACGAAGATGTGCCATGTATTGAGAGAAGTAGCAGCAGCGGCAATGCGCGTACCGGTCCGATCGGTACCGGGGCCGGTGGAAGCGCTAGCAGtagcaatagcaatagcaatagcaaTAATCAGAACATCACCAACGGGTGCTACCATCATGTGCCGATCGTGATCGTTACACCGCGTCCGAGCTGCCACACGCTGGACGTCACGAACGGGGGTAGTATTACCAACAGCAATGCACACACCACCACGACCACCACCAATACGgtcaccaccgccgccgcaaCGTGCAGCACGATCGGGCGCAGTCGTGAATGCGGTAGGATGGTGGGATCCGGCGGTGAAAACACGCACACCAGCCAAAGTTCCGTGTTCGACGAGATAATAGACGTGCGCTCGTACATCTCGCAATCGCGCAGTGACATTTCACCGTTTGCCCGCACCGGTAGCTACCGATCGCAGGCGGACCGATCATCGATCATTCACGAGATCGCACTGTCGGCCGGTGCCGGCAGCAGTAACAGTGGCACGTTCGGTCGGCCCCGTAgctccaccatcaccaccacacaccaCGCGTGTAACGAAGCGCATCAGCACGTACGTCACGGTTCGGTTGTCGTGTGTCCGAGCTCCCGTTTGCTCGGTGCCGACGGTGCAAGTCTATCACCGTCCGCAACATCGCGCAAAGATTCGGGCATACGATCAAACAGCCGTCGGTCGAGCATCCAGCATCAGATAGTGCTGATGAGTCAAACGGCCGCGCTGTCGGTGCATCGCGTGTCCGGCTATTTTACCAGCTCGCAATCCAGCCTGTCCGGTGCGATCGTAACGTCCGCGACCGGCCACCctgaccatcatcatcagccgaCGCAGAAACCGAACGGTAGCATGCGGCTCGGACCGGGCACCGGTTCGAAGTGTTGCGTCGGCATTAAGGAACCGCATCCAGATCCGCTAGCCGCCTGTCTGCAGCAGCTGCGCAAACAGTCCGACCTGCAGCTAATACGTTGCGTGCGGGATAATGCACGATCGCAGCGCAGCTATCTGGTGAAGCCACCGCTGTTGCCGGTATCACTGCGCTTCAAATCGCGCCCGATGGAGCAAGAATTTCGCTCGAAGGCGCACCGGTTCGGGAGCGAAAGTGGCGATCTCGAGGGCGGTGGTCCACCAACGCTAGCGACGCCCAAGTACAATACCTACATCGACATGCTCGTATCGTTCGTCGTGTATCTTGCGACCTCGACCTCACTGTTTCTACTCTCGCCCTCGGTCTATCTCGAATCGTACAAGGTCTGGGTGTGCATCTTCGTGTTCTTCAGCACGGTACAGCTGTTTGCGCTGTTCATCTGCACCAAGCAGGTGTGTCGAAGGACGCGCAAACCTACCGTACGCCGGTCCCGCCCCATGGCTAGCCGCAGCTGCTACGACTGTCTGCTGCAGCTCGCATCCAACTGGTACCCGTGGCATATCTGTGGTGGCATCCTCATGTCGCTGCCCGTCATCTCGATACTCTCCAACTTTGCCATGATGGACGTGACCAAGTTTCGCGTGTTTGAGTTCCATTACGGTTTCCTGATGTACATCTGCATCGTGCACTTTTGCAACTTTACGCAGCTGAACTGGTGGATGCGCAACGCGATGGCATGCCTAACGTCGGCCGCATTCGTCGGCATTGCAGTCGGGCATATGGTGGAGTTACAGGCACTCGAAGTGGCTGCGGGCGTTACTGCGAACGGCACGATCATTACCGCCGGTGGTGACACCGATGAAATGCTGCACCGTGCCCAGTTCGATTGGTTCAACAACTACCGGGTGGAGATATACGtcgatctgctgctgctgctcgtgcTAGTTTGGTTTTTAAATCGCGAATTCGAGATCGGCTATCGCTTAAGCTTTCATGGCAGTGCCGTTGCAAACCAGGACAAGATACGGGTGCAGAATATGAAAAACCAAGCCGACATGCTGCTGCACAACATCATCCCGAAGCATGTGGCGGAGCAGCTGAAAAATACTGCCAAATATTCGGAAAACCATCACAACATCGGCATCATCTTTGCGAGCATTGTCAACTTTAACGAAATGTACGACGAATCGTACCTCGGTGGGAAGGAGTATCTGCGCGTGCTGAACGAACTGATCGGTGATTTTGACGAGCTGCTCGCCCGGCCCGAGTTCCGATGCGTGGAAAAGATCAAAACGATCGGCAGCACGTTTATGGCCGCGTCCGGGCTCGATCCGAGCAGCCGGGGCGAAAACTACGAACATCTGTACACGCTGCTCGACTTTGCGCTCGCGATGCAGCAGGTGGTGGAATCGTTCAATCGCGATCTGCTGGAGTTTAATCTGATCATGCGGGTCGGATACAACTTTGGCGACGTAACGGCCGGTGTGATCGGTACGAGCAAGCTGTACTACGACATCTGGGGCGATGCGGTAAATGTCGCGAGCCGGATGGATTCGACCGGTGTGGCCGGCCGGGTACAGATCGGTAGCGATTGTGTACAGGTGCTGGGTGAACGGTTCGACTTTGAGCCACGCGGTAAGGTGTACGTAAAGGGCAAGGACCATATGGAAGTGTACCTGCTGGTTGGCAAGAAACCGGACCTACTGGGACCACCAGAACTAGATATAGATCCCGTGTAG